A window from Haloarchaeobius amylolyticus encodes these proteins:
- a CDS encoding lipopolysaccharide biosynthesis protein → MAPASDGPAASADGEEAPGAEAPAGSDPDGMVSDSEDAVDARLADALERVAHGATVSIPSILLERGLTVAFTAVLTNGFSANAYGLFALARRLQRFLLHVALGFRSGLSRFLPNADSEAERDTLVTFAGVLLLAVASVFGVGLYLAAPVIAEMTGRGGDFRGLLRLFAIGLPAAVFLFTVGEALRGLEEVVPLNLTLRIGYPLAQLLVAVVGVVVFDDLALVAAGVLASMALTGVVAMGWLVRERGLGFRLRSPGEEVLWRKYIDYTLPLFVGGIATTIQRLGFYPLIVVFLSNVAGGVFAIGVLLGSLVRLPLMGINQFIPPVAAALNEEGHRESLSRLYHVTSRLVLVAVTGLSVPVIVYRDSVLALFGPTYVQYAPLLPWFVLAQYGACAAGSVGILLAMTDNQRALLVVNVFITALLTVTAIPLTSIYGLEGLVASYFLMLTINNGLEVAVLYRLEGLQPFTRLHAKPLVAAVPFVAVTVGAGMMLPRPAGPLLGTALGLAVYGVVLWRLGFTPVEHRLAETLAARYRLRSD, encoded by the coding sequence GTGGCACCCGCGTCTGATGGTCCCGCCGCCAGCGCCGACGGCGAGGAGGCACCAGGAGCCGAGGCACCGGCGGGCTCGGACCCGGACGGGATGGTGTCAGATTCCGAGGACGCCGTCGACGCCCGGCTCGCCGACGCGCTCGAACGCGTCGCCCACGGCGCGACCGTCTCGATTCCGAGTATCCTCCTCGAACGCGGGCTCACGGTCGCCTTCACGGCCGTCCTGACGAACGGGTTCTCCGCGAACGCCTACGGGCTGTTCGCGCTCGCACGGCGGCTCCAGCGGTTCCTGCTCCACGTCGCCCTCGGGTTCCGGAGCGGCCTGAGCCGGTTCCTGCCGAACGCCGACTCGGAGGCGGAACGGGACACCCTCGTCACGTTCGCGGGGGTCCTCCTGCTCGCGGTCGCATCTGTCTTCGGCGTCGGCCTGTACCTCGCAGCACCCGTAATCGCGGAGATGACGGGCAGAGGGGGAGATTTCAGGGGACTGCTTCGCCTGTTCGCCATCGGGCTGCCCGCGGCGGTGTTCCTCTTCACGGTCGGGGAGGCCCTCCGCGGGCTGGAGGAGGTCGTCCCCCTGAACCTCACGCTGCGAATCGGCTACCCGCTGGCCCAGTTGCTCGTGGCGGTGGTCGGCGTCGTCGTCTTCGACGACCTCGCGCTCGTCGCGGCCGGTGTCCTCGCCTCGATGGCGCTCACGGGCGTCGTCGCGATGGGCTGGCTGGTGCGCGAGCGCGGTCTCGGGTTCCGGCTCCGCAGTCCCGGCGAGGAGGTGCTCTGGCGGAAGTACATCGATTACACGCTACCCCTGTTCGTCGGCGGCATCGCGACGACCATCCAGCGCCTGGGGTTCTACCCGCTCATCGTGGTCTTCCTCTCGAACGTCGCCGGCGGCGTCTTCGCCATCGGCGTCCTCCTCGGGTCGCTGGTGCGGCTGCCACTCATGGGTATCAACCAGTTCATCCCGCCGGTCGCCGCCGCACTGAACGAGGAGGGCCACCGCGAGTCGCTCTCGCGGCTCTACCACGTCACGAGTCGCCTCGTGCTCGTCGCCGTGACGGGCCTGTCGGTCCCGGTCATCGTCTACCGCGACTCGGTGCTCGCGCTGTTCGGGCCGACCTACGTCCAGTACGCCCCCTTGCTCCCGTGGTTCGTGCTCGCCCAGTACGGGGCCTGTGCGGCCGGGAGCGTCGGTATCCTGCTCGCGATGACCGACAACCAGCGCGCCCTGCTCGTGGTGAACGTGTTCATCACGGCGCTCCTGACCGTGACGGCGATTCCACTCACGAGCATCTACGGGCTGGAGGGCCTCGTCGCGAGCTACTTCCTCATGCTGACCATCAACAACGGGCTGGAGGTGGCCGTCCTCTACCGGCTCGAAGGGCTCCAGCCGTTCACCCGGCTCCACGCCAAACCGCTGGTCGCGGCGGTCCCCTTCGTGGCCGTGACGGTCGGGGCGGGTATGATGCTCCCGCGGCCGGCTGGGCCACTCCTCGGAACCGCGCTGGGACTCGCCGTCTACGGGGTCGTCCTCTGGCGCCTCGGGTTCACGCCGGTCGAACACAGACTCGCCGAGACGCTGGCGGCGCGGTACCGGCTTCGGAGCGACTGA
- a CDS encoding pyridoxamine 5'-phosphate oxidase family protein: MTIDELQDFGMVPMTDDEIRDFLNSEGMGILGLPAADAPYLVPMSYGYDGETNLYFTYLLGEGSKKRELTEKTTAARFLVYHTNSPFNWESVMLTGELSQVPEAEWTALGDVMKSAWRPEMFQRAITSGDLGLDIYQFEVEDWSGLKHTGLPPEFER; encoded by the coding sequence ATGACTATCGACGAACTCCAGGACTTCGGCATGGTCCCGATGACGGACGACGAGATCCGGGACTTCCTGAACAGCGAGGGGATGGGGATCCTCGGGCTTCCGGCCGCCGATGCGCCCTACCTCGTCCCGATGTCGTACGGGTACGACGGCGAGACGAACCTGTATTTCACGTACCTGCTCGGGGAGGGGAGCAAGAAGCGGGAGCTGACCGAGAAGACGACCGCGGCGCGGTTCCTCGTCTACCACACCAACTCGCCGTTCAACTGGGAGAGCGTGATGCTGACGGGGGAACTCAGCCAGGTGCCAGAGGCCGAGTGGACCGCGCTGGGCGACGTGATGAAGTCGGCCTGGCGGCCCGAGATGTTCCAGCGCGCCATCACCAGCGGGGACCTCGGGCTCGACATCTACCAGTTCGAGGTCGAGGACTGGTCGGGCCTCAAACACACCGGGCTGCCCCCGGAGTTCGAGCGCTGA
- a CDS encoding translation initiation factor IF-2 subunit beta — protein MEYDSLLDRAFSDLPDRPQEAGERLKIPEAQGETDGAFTRLTNLNAIANAVSRDPEHMHRSIQRELGTNGQFDGQQARYNGSFTIADFKAAIDSYVAEYVTCGECGLPDTRLVREDGIDMLRCEACGAFQPVSKNSSKGKNQRQPELEEGRTYQVKITGTGRKGDGVAERGNYTIFVPGAKEGQTVTVLIENISGNLGFARLA, from the coding sequence ATGGAATACGATTCTCTCCTCGACAGAGCGTTTTCGGATCTCCCGGACCGACCCCAGGAAGCGGGCGAGCGCCTCAAGATTCCCGAGGCACAGGGCGAGACGGACGGCGCGTTCACACGCCTGACCAACCTCAACGCCATCGCGAACGCGGTCTCCCGCGACCCCGAGCACATGCACCGCAGCATCCAGCGCGAGCTCGGGACCAACGGCCAGTTCGACGGCCAGCAGGCCCGCTACAACGGGTCGTTCACCATCGCGGACTTCAAGGCGGCCATCGACAGCTACGTGGCCGAGTACGTCACCTGCGGCGAGTGTGGCCTCCCCGACACCCGCCTCGTCCGCGAGGACGGCATCGACATGCTGCGCTGTGAGGCGTGTGGTGCCTTCCAGCCCGTCTCGAAGAACTCCAGCAAGGGCAAGAACCAGCGCCAGCCCGAACTCGAGGAGGGACGCACCTACCAGGTCAAGATCACCGGCACGGGCCGCAAGGGCGACGGCGTCGCCGAGCGCGGCAACTACACCATCTTCGTGCCAGGCGCGAAGGAGGGCCAGACCGTGACGGTCCTCATCGAGAACATCTCCGGCAACCTCGGCTTCGCCCGGCTCGCCTGA
- a CDS encoding DsbA family oxidoreductase produces MSDATHGDRITVYSDYVCPFCYLGRESLRRYQATREDDLEIDWRPFDLQSHKRNPDGSLDETVEDGKDDEYFEQAKQGVRRLQERYDVEMELDLATEVDSLDAQVASYYVKQHYPYEQWLDFDVAIFDALWQESRDIGDEAVLVDLAEDAGIPGDEIRSALDDDGLRAELRDQFDAAQRAGITGVPTFTYEDYAARGAVPPEQLERLVEGAGGQ; encoded by the coding sequence ATGAGCGACGCGACACACGGCGACCGCATCACCGTCTACTCGGACTACGTCTGCCCGTTCTGCTACCTCGGGCGCGAATCACTGCGACGCTACCAGGCGACGCGCGAGGACGACCTCGAGATCGACTGGCGACCCTTCGACCTCCAGTCGCACAAGCGCAACCCCGACGGGAGCCTCGACGAGACGGTCGAGGACGGCAAGGACGACGAGTACTTCGAGCAGGCGAAACAGGGCGTGCGCCGCCTCCAGGAGAGGTACGACGTGGAGATGGAACTCGACCTCGCGACCGAGGTCGACTCGCTCGACGCGCAGGTCGCCTCGTACTACGTCAAACAGCACTACCCCTACGAGCAGTGGCTCGACTTCGACGTGGCCATCTTCGACGCGCTCTGGCAGGAGAGCCGCGACATCGGCGACGAGGCGGTCCTGGTCGACCTCGCCGAGGACGCCGGCATCCCCGGCGACGAGATCCGCTCGGCGCTGGACGACGACGGCCTTCGCGCGGAACTCCGCGACCAGTTCGACGCCGCCCAGCGCGCCGGCATCACGGGCGTCCCGACGTTCACCTACGAGGATTACGCGGCCCGCGGGGCGGTCCCGCCGGAACAGCTCGAACGGCTGGTCGAGGGTGCAGGCGGCCAGTAG
- a CDS encoding universal stress protein gives MAMDTVLLALGHEDEERLESITDTVVDLAAPGESTVVLGHVFTWEEYDDVKEKLDISKDAEVTPDDVAAKYNTVRTVAGLLAEAGVDYEIRGAVGEYGHEIVDLAEEETADLVVVGGRKRSPTGKAVFGSTAQEVMLNAPCPVTFVRSD, from the coding sequence ATGGCAATGGACACCGTACTGCTCGCCCTCGGGCACGAGGACGAGGAACGGCTGGAATCGATAACCGATACGGTCGTCGACCTCGCCGCTCCCGGCGAATCGACGGTCGTCCTCGGGCACGTCTTCACGTGGGAGGAGTACGACGACGTGAAGGAGAAACTCGACATCTCGAAGGACGCGGAGGTCACGCCCGACGACGTGGCCGCCAAGTACAACACCGTCAGGACGGTCGCGGGCCTGCTCGCCGAGGCCGGCGTCGACTACGAGATCCGCGGGGCGGTCGGCGAGTACGGCCACGAGATCGTCGACCTGGCCGAGGAAGAGACCGCGGACCTCGTCGTCGTCGGTGGGCGCAAGCGCTCCCCGACCGGGAAGGCCGTCTTCGGCAGCACCGCACAGGAGGTCATGCTGAACGCGCCATGTCCCGTGACGTTCGTACGGTCCGACTGA
- a CDS encoding outer membrane protein assembly factor BamB family protein, which produces MPSTDPPSLQSAGPAPRSQETDSGARPVSRRALLATVATGAATALAGCNALDSGGDTAPFHAGDWYDYGNGPANANRVAGGAPKPDSHETLATSTWAYGPPVVHDGVVYFAADRGAVAVTAQGTELWTRDLAPEVSGAAALDPGRDRLYVPTSPDSTTAEPDSDPASVTVLSTADGSVVDSYRVGDDVTYGVTVVDGDLFVRSATTCLRLGPDGTERWRRALDPLEYDEYNLGDSTATQVAPAVTDDGVYVPDRDAVVKLDPDTGKERWRVPVDTAYAATVATDDVVVQTGWQESVAVEPSGEIRWRRDLGTRGAAAVAGEHVYLVPGDLHELDAESGQTNWQAHVPDEGTAAPVVTDDAVVVATGDLRAFNRDAGGFLGPDRLRWRDSSVHAGSYCSPVVADGRVFVAGPNGLVGLRPAR; this is translated from the coding sequence ATGCCCTCCACCGACCCACCCTCGCTACAGTCTGCCGGACCTGCCCCGCGGTCACAGGAAACCGACTCCGGGGCCCGTCCCGTCTCGCGCCGCGCCCTCCTCGCAACCGTCGCGACAGGAGCAGCGACCGCACTCGCCGGCTGCAACGCCCTCGACTCCGGCGGGGACACCGCTCCGTTCCACGCCGGCGACTGGTACGACTACGGCAACGGCCCGGCCAACGCGAACCGCGTCGCCGGCGGCGCCCCGAAGCCGGACTCCCACGAGACCCTCGCGACGAGCACCTGGGCGTACGGCCCGCCGGTCGTCCACGACGGCGTCGTCTACTTCGCCGCGGACCGTGGGGCCGTCGCAGTCACGGCACAGGGAACCGAACTCTGGACCCGGGACCTGGCCCCCGAGGTGTCAGGCGCGGCGGCGCTCGACCCCGGCAGGGACCGGCTCTACGTCCCGACGAGTCCCGACAGTACGACCGCCGAGCCGGATTCCGACCCGGCGTCGGTGACGGTCCTCTCGACCGCCGACGGGTCCGTCGTGGACAGCTACCGTGTCGGCGACGATGTGACGTACGGCGTCACCGTCGTCGACGGGGACCTGTTCGTCCGCAGCGCGACGACCTGTCTCCGGCTCGGTCCCGATGGAACCGAACGCTGGCGGCGCGCACTCGACCCCCTCGAATACGACGAGTACAACCTCGGCGACTCGACTGCGACACAGGTCGCTCCGGCCGTCACGGACGACGGGGTCTACGTGCCCGACCGCGACGCGGTCGTGAAACTCGACCCCGATACCGGGAAGGAGCGCTGGCGAGTCCCCGTCGATACGGCCTACGCCGCGACCGTCGCCACCGACGACGTGGTGGTCCAGACGGGCTGGCAGGAGAGCGTCGCGGTCGAGCCCTCGGGTGAAATACGCTGGCGGCGGGACCTCGGGACCCGGGGGGCCGCCGCGGTCGCCGGCGAGCACGTCTACCTCGTGCCGGGCGACCTCCACGAACTCGATGCCGAATCCGGCCAGACGAACTGGCAGGCGCACGTCCCCGACGAGGGGACGGCTGCGCCGGTCGTGACCGACGACGCGGTCGTCGTCGCGACCGGTGACCTCCGCGCGTTCAACAGGGACGCCGGGGGATTCCTCGGCCCCGACCGGCTCCGCTGGCGTGACTCCTCGGTCCACGCGGGGTCGTACTGCTCGCCGGTGGTCGCGGACGGCCGGGTGTTCGTGGCCGGCCCGAACGGACTGGTGGGTCTGCGGCCCGCGAGGTGA
- a CDS encoding TrmB family transcriptional regulator, whose product MDSDELREVLQEAGLSPYQSKAYVALLELGTASARELVEASDVPDPRIYDVVRSLEDRGYVETYEQDTMRARAHSPADVLDDLQNRASRFEQAADEIEDRWEQPELDRHAASIVKRFETVVDRARLFIQEAENQIQLSASIEQYEQLRGVLADALDRGVYIQLSIYTNPDDDVELPAEEQLAATTTEARHRPIPSPFVALIDRQKACFGPHEDALNEYGVLVDDRMHEYIFHWYYSSCLWEICDEIYSSRNDEPPIEYVDVREFIRDVEPMLLDDLSVGVRVVGKDVSTGEERELEGEVADVFYEGDDYRGTREIPLAQLAGRASVTVATDEGEFTVGGEGAMLEDVEAMRLTITSASE is encoded by the coding sequence ATGGACTCCGACGAGTTGCGGGAGGTCTTGCAGGAGGCGGGACTCTCCCCGTACCAGTCGAAGGCGTACGTGGCCCTGCTGGAGCTGGGGACCGCCTCCGCCCGGGAGCTGGTGGAGGCGAGCGACGTGCCGGACCCGCGAATCTACGACGTGGTCCGGTCGCTGGAGGACCGGGGGTACGTCGAGACCTACGAACAGGACACGATGCGAGCACGGGCGCACAGCCCCGCCGACGTGCTCGACGACCTCCAGAACCGTGCCTCCCGGTTCGAGCAGGCCGCCGACGAGATCGAGGACCGCTGGGAGCAGCCCGAACTCGACCGCCACGCCGCGAGCATCGTCAAGCGCTTCGAGACGGTCGTCGACCGCGCCCGCCTGTTCATCCAGGAGGCCGAGAACCAGATCCAGCTCTCGGCCAGCATCGAACAGTACGAACAGCTCCGGGGCGTCCTCGCCGACGCGCTCGACCGCGGGGTGTACATCCAGCTCTCCATCTACACGAACCCCGACGACGACGTCGAACTCCCGGCCGAGGAGCAACTCGCCGCGACGACGACGGAGGCGAGACACCGGCCGATCCCCTCGCCCTTCGTCGCGCTCATCGACCGCCAGAAGGCCTGCTTCGGCCCGCACGAGGACGCGCTGAACGAGTACGGCGTGCTCGTCGACGACCGGATGCACGAGTACATCTTCCACTGGTACTACTCCAGTTGCCTCTGGGAGATCTGCGACGAGATCTACAGCTCGCGGAACGACGAGCCGCCCATCGAGTACGTCGACGTCCGGGAGTTCATCAGGGACGTGGAACCGATGTTGCTCGACGACCTGAGTGTCGGCGTCCGGGTCGTCGGCAAGGACGTCTCGACCGGCGAGGAGCGCGAACTCGAGGGCGAGGTCGCCGACGTCTTCTACGAGGGCGACGACTACCGGGGGACCCGGGAGATTCCCCTCGCCCAGCTCGCCGGGCGCGCCTCGGTGACCGTCGCCACCGACGAGGGCGAGTTCACGGTCGGTGGCGAGGGAGCGATGCTCGAGGACGTCGAGGCGATGCGCCTGACCATCACGTCGGCCTCCGAGTGA
- a CDS encoding extracellular solute-binding protein, producing the protein MKVAGASGVGVGLAGCISSNDGGGGGGGGGGGEDTETDTQINTEAPEEDITVQFAGDSNFKKVEGEINKILHDNGLPSNITLEVIAGSFTTGDRKAKYKNILSAGQKKPTIMMLDNGWMLPFVVRGQLQNLSKSIPSEITDKVMNDYFEASVSTATMDGDLYGIPLFTDVPTIHYRKDLVEQAGYDPDNNGWATEPMSWSKFSEVIRTTMDETGKDGFTWQGKAYEGLSCCAFNEFMSTQGGAYFGSLDNLFGPVGDRPITVNEEPVIRSLKMMRTFIHGNDDPQALDSITGNISPQAVVQMTEEPSREPFTNGEAIANRNWPYSIVINGAEDAFGKDLGVMPIPYGVEEGQAKYDGVGGTCSALGGWHLGINPNSTDTQKQAAVQIFKAITKQDAQLRLFELGGWIPPVPSVFENKKAQELDIIGRYLDTLKVGGQNMVPRPVTRVWGQESTQISKEVNATIQQNKTPAKAMESLAASLKQIENSV; encoded by the coding sequence GTGAAGGTCGCTGGCGCGTCCGGTGTGGGAGTGGGACTCGCCGGCTGTATCTCCAGCAACGACGGCGGCGGTGGCGGTGGTGGCGGTGGTGGCGGTGAGGACACCGAGACCGACACCCAGATCAACACCGAGGCACCCGAGGAGGACATCACGGTCCAGTTCGCCGGTGACTCGAACTTCAAGAAGGTCGAAGGCGAGATCAACAAGATCCTGCACGACAACGGCCTCCCGAGCAACATCACGCTCGAGGTCATCGCCGGCTCGTTCACCACCGGCGACCGGAAGGCGAAGTACAAGAACATCCTCTCGGCCGGCCAGAAGAAGCCGACCATCATGATGCTGGACAACGGCTGGATGCTGCCGTTCGTCGTCCGCGGCCAGCTCCAGAACCTCAGCAAGTCCATCCCCTCGGAGATCACCGACAAGGTGATGAACGACTACTTCGAGGCCAGCGTCTCGACGGCCACGATGGACGGGGACCTGTACGGTATCCCGCTGTTCACCGACGTCCCGACCATCCACTACCGCAAGGACCTGGTCGAGCAGGCCGGCTACGACCCGGACAACAACGGCTGGGCGACCGAGCCCATGAGCTGGTCGAAGTTCTCCGAGGTCATCCGCACCACGATGGACGAGACGGGGAAGGACGGCTTCACGTGGCAGGGCAAGGCCTACGAGGGCCTCTCCTGCTGTGCCTTCAACGAGTTCATGAGCACCCAGGGCGGCGCCTACTTCGGCAGCCTCGACAACCTCTTCGGCCCGGTCGGGGACCGCCCCATCACCGTGAACGAAGAGCCCGTCATCCGCTCGCTGAAGATGATGCGGACGTTCATCCACGGCAACGACGACCCGCAGGCCCTCGACTCGATCACGGGCAACATCTCGCCGCAGGCCGTCGTCCAGATGACCGAAGAGCCGTCGCGTGAACCCTTCACGAACGGCGAGGCCATCGCCAACCGCAACTGGCCGTACTCCATCGTCATCAACGGCGCGGAGGACGCCTTCGGCAAGGACCTCGGCGTGATGCCGATCCCGTACGGCGTCGAGGAAGGCCAGGCCAAGTACGACGGCGTCGGCGGGACCTGTTCCGCCCTCGGTGGCTGGCACCTCGGCATCAACCCGAACTCGACGGACACCCAGAAGCAGGCCGCCGTCCAGATCTTCAAGGCGATCACGAAGCAGGACGCACAGCTGCGCCTGTTCGAGCTCGGTGGCTGGATCCCGCCGGTGCCGTCCGTCTTCGAGAACAAGAAGGCCCAGGAGCTGGACATCATCGGTCGCTACCTCGACACCCTGAAGGTCGGTGGCCAGAACATGGTCCCGCGCCCGGTCACCCGCGTCTGGGGGCAGGAGTCCACCCAGATCTCGAAGGAGGTCAACGCGACCATCCAGCAGAACAAGACGCCGGCCAAGGCGATGGAGAGCCTGGCCGCGTCCCTGAAGCAGATCGAGAACAGCGTCTAA
- a CDS encoding carbohydrate ABC transporter permease gives MAAESETHSGPLRESQRSGPYASAIRWMENLSEAQFAYLLLTPALLLLAVIAVWPLLSTFRMSLFADDLAAAGQVGSFVGVENYVGLLTGEKNALMPSPFIPTELSVDAFFNSALTVTLIFTVAGVFFETIIGFGQALVLDQDFAGRRWVRVAIIIPWAVPIVVQGMIFFLMFQPGIGFLIGGEQNPTILQTLGPFSFSPFANTIDSTLIVIVADIWKTSAFMALLILAGLQSIDRNLYEVARVAGASPWQRFKYITAPLILPTILVAMLFRTIQAMRVYGIIETVSGCSTVPSLSCLVISTFNNNLIATSATVAFVTAGIIGLVVTVYIIGYAREDMA, from the coding sequence ATGGCAGCAGAATCCGAAACACACTCAGGGCCGCTGCGTGAGAGCCAGCGATCGGGCCCGTACGCGTCCGCGATCCGCTGGATGGAGAACCTCAGCGAGGCGCAGTTCGCGTACCTCCTGCTCACGCCAGCGTTGCTGTTGCTCGCCGTGATCGCGGTGTGGCCACTACTGAGTACGTTCCGAATGTCGCTGTTCGCGGACGACCTCGCCGCCGCTGGGCAGGTCGGTAGCTTCGTGGGTGTCGAGAACTACGTCGGACTGCTCACCGGCGAGAAGAACGCGCTGATGCCGTCGCCGTTCATCCCGACCGAGTTGTCGGTCGACGCGTTCTTCAACAGCGCACTCACGGTGACGCTCATCTTCACCGTGGCTGGCGTCTTCTTCGAGACCATCATCGGCTTCGGCCAGGCACTGGTCCTCGACCAGGACTTCGCCGGTCGCCGGTGGGTTCGCGTCGCCATCATCATCCCGTGGGCGGTGCCCATCGTCGTGCAGGGGATGATCTTCTTCCTGATGTTCCAGCCGGGCATCGGGTTCCTCATCGGCGGGGAGCAGAACCCGACGATACTCCAGACGTTGGGTCCGTTCTCGTTCTCGCCGTTCGCGAACACCATCGACTCGACGCTCATCGTCATCGTCGCCGACATCTGGAAGACCTCTGCGTTCATGGCCCTGCTCATCCTCGCGGGCCTGCAGAGCATCGACCGGAACCTGTACGAGGTCGCACGCGTCGCCGGCGCCTCGCCGTGGCAGCGCTTCAAGTACATCACGGCGCCGCTCATCCTGCCGACCATCCTCGTCGCCATGCTGTTCCGCACCATCCAGGCGATGCGGGTGTACGGTATCATCGAGACGGTGTCGGGCTGTTCGACGGTGCCGTCGCTGTCGTGTCTCGTCATCTCGACGTTCAACAACAACCTCATCGCGACCTCAGCCACGGTCGCGTTCGTGACGGCGGGCATCATCGGCCTGGTCGTCACGGTCTACATCATCGGGTACGCCCGGGAGGACATGGCATGA
- a CDS encoding carbohydrate ABC transporter permease: MSTDDSTQTNPFGGEDGDAELKRGPFQRWVDRSIQDPQRVYRSMFYVVTIFFLTTTLFPFYWLLILALTPTGPSGTLPEIGLLPNGFAIDTFTLVFETIPFLRYMFNSLFLATATTVIVLVLASLAGYVFGRLEFPGRRALMLLVLAISYFPPAAFFLPLWDLFNGNVSLSLLGYTVSSPVLYNTPGSMMLPFSALFMPLSIFILTTFYGQIPDGLEDAARIEGTTRLGALFRVIVPLSAPGVATAGVLTFIAVYNEFFFSFLMTSGEAENWAPVVAGILQLRRAGQFQTTYNAMAAASIVAVLPVTILVVVAQEKIVSGLTSGALKE, translated from the coding sequence ATGAGTACCGACGACTCCACGCAGACGAATCCGTTCGGTGGCGAAGACGGGGACGCCGAGCTGAAGCGCGGCCCGTTCCAGCGCTGGGTGGACCGCTCCATCCAGGACCCGCAGCGGGTCTACCGCTCGATGTTCTACGTGGTGACGATATTCTTCCTCACCACGACGCTGTTCCCGTTCTACTGGCTGCTGATACTGGCACTGACGCCGACCGGTCCGAGCGGGACCCTGCCCGAGATCGGCCTCCTGCCGAACGGGTTCGCCATCGACACCTTCACGCTGGTGTTCGAGACGATACCGTTCTTACGCTACATGTTCAACAGCCTGTTCCTCGCGACCGCCACCACGGTCATCGTGCTGGTGCTCGCGAGCCTCGCAGGCTACGTGTTCGGGCGGCTGGAGTTCCCCGGACGGCGAGCACTCATGCTGCTCGTGCTCGCCATCTCGTACTTCCCGCCGGCGGCGTTCTTCCTGCCGCTGTGGGACCTGTTCAACGGGAACGTCAGCCTCTCGCTGCTCGGATACACCGTCTCGAGCCCGGTGCTGTACAATACGCCCGGCTCGATGATGCTCCCGTTCAGCGCGCTGTTCATGCCCCTGTCCATCTTCATCCTGACGACGTTCTACGGCCAGATTCCGGACGGCCTCGAGGACGCCGCCAGGATCGAGGGGACCACGCGGCTCGGGGCGCTGTTCCGCGTCATCGTCCCGCTGTCGGCACCCGGTGTGGCGACGGCAGGCGTGCTGACGTTCATCGCGGTGTACAACGAGTTCTTCTTCTCGTTCCTGATGACCTCGGGCGAGGCGGAGAACTGGGCACCGGTCGTGGCTGGTATCCTCCAGCTCCGCCGGGCCGGGCAGTTCCAGACCACGTACAACGCGATGGCTGCGGCAAGTATCGTCGCTGTGCTACCCGTCACCATCCTGGTCGTGGTGGCACAGGAGAAGATCGTCAGCGGGCTCACCTCAGGAGCACTCAAGGAGTAA